From a single Candidatus Zixiibacteriota bacterium genomic region:
- a CDS encoding Fe-S cluster assembly protein HesB has protein sequence MPRLNPKRIAAFRRKILRFYKRHGRDLPFRRTCDPYRIAVAEIMLQQTQVERVVPKYESWVARWPDWQTLAEATTRQLLAMWSGLGYNRRALYLGKLARDVVENHGGVLPSDPSVLVSLPGIGPYTAHAILIFAFNRPLVTIDTNVRRVLLHEFGLPATCARSKIEALAGQLLPKHRSRDWHNALMDYSNLALPKKIFGIPPLTRQTRFVGSTRQIRGAIIRQLTHRKKVPLAEIAGELGRSVEDVRSAAESMAREGIVVVRKGKIGLTN, from the coding sequence ATGCCCAGACTGAACCCGAAGAGGATTGCCGCCTTCCGGCGGAAGATACTTAGATTTTACAAACGGCACGGCCGCGACCTGCCGTTTCGCCGCACGTGCGACCCCTATAGGATTGCCGTCGCCGAGATCATGCTCCAGCAGACGCAGGTGGAGCGGGTTGTCCCCAAATACGAGTCATGGGTCGCGCGCTGGCCGGACTGGCAGACGCTGGCCGAAGCAACAACTCGGCAACTACTCGCCATGTGGTCAGGGCTGGGGTACAACCGAAGGGCGTTGTATCTGGGGAAGCTGGCCCGTGACGTTGTGGAAAATCACGGCGGTGTTCTTCCATCTGACCCCTCAGTATTGGTGTCCCTGCCCGGTATTGGGCCGTATACGGCTCACGCGATTCTGATATTCGCCTTCAATCGACCGCTGGTCACGATCGACACCAATGTCCGGCGCGTATTACTTCATGAATTCGGGCTCCCAGCCACCTGTGCACGGAGCAAGATAGAGGCGCTGGCTGGTCAACTGTTGCCGAAACACCGCTCGCGGGACTGGCACAACGCCCTCATGGACTACAGCAATCTGGCGCTTCCGAAGAAGATCTTCGGGATTCCCCCATTGACCCGGCAGACCCGGTTCGTGGGGTCGACTCGACAGATTCGCGGCGCGATCATCCGGCAGTTGACCCACCGAAAGAAAGTGCCGCTGGCTGAGATAGCGGGGGAGCTTGGTCGCTCGGTGGAAGATGTTCGGTCCGCCGCCGAATCGATGGCACGCGAGGGGATCGTGGTGGTTCGAAAAGGCAAGATTGGTCTGACCAATTAG